From Carya illinoinensis cultivar Pawnee chromosome 5, C.illinoinensisPawnee_v1, whole genome shotgun sequence, one genomic window encodes:
- the LOC122310507 gene encoding ATPase WRNIP1 yields MELQQLLSMGFPNELATQALAATGGKSTLKATEWILNNNSSTAAATCTSSTPKPSQPKLDHFFHFQSKPSTNFPSPIPTAPRLIQNHQGGGGEAEEEEEQQQSKRPKLEALLPTDQQPPHEPLSERMRPSTIDDVVGQSHLLGPKSFLRSAIECNRLPSIVFWGPPGTGKTSIAKAIANSTSASSSSSYRFVPLSAVTCGVKGIRDTVEDARRLRLSKNKGTILFVDEVHRFNKSQQDSFLPVIDDGSIVFMGATTENPSFHLITPLLSRCRVLTLNPLKPHDVTLLLWRAVNHLEKGLPRSVGMRLDVKEEAIEFISVKCDGDGRVALNALEISAITASARVPAIESKANGGDLVQNEEDGIGIVAAIVTLDDAKEALQCKHLAYDKAGEEHYNLISALHKSMRGNDADAAIYWLARMLEAGEQPLYIARRLIRFASEDVGLADPSALNQAVACYQAAHFLGMPECNVILAQCVAYLALAPKSVSVYRAVEAAQRLVKESAGQNEGVPFHLRNAPTELMKELGYGKDYIYPPDNPGSLQSYLPPSLQGCKFLDWPNRTDG; encoded by the coding sequence ATGGAGTTGCAGCAGTTACTAAGCATGGGCTTCCCAAACGAATTGGCAACGCAAGCCTTGGCCGCCACAGGTGGGAAATCCACCCTGAAAGCCACCGAATGGATTCTCAACAACAATTCCTCCACCGCCGCCGCCACTTGTACCTCTTCCACCCCTAAACCCTCCCAACCAAAACTCGACCACTTCTTCCACTTCCAATCCAAACCCTCCACCAATTTCCCATCTCCCATACCCACTGCTCCTCGCTTAATCCAAAACcaccaaggaggaggaggagaagcagaagaagaagaagaacaacaaCAATCTAAGCGGCCCAAACTAGAAGCATTACTACCAACAGACCAACAGCCACCCCACGAGCCCTTATCTGAGCGCATGCGTCCTAGTACCATAGACGACGTCGTTGGCCAAAGCCATCTTCTCGGCCCCAAATCCTTCCTTCGCTCCGCAATCGAATGCAATCGCCTCCCTTCCATAGTCTTCTGGGGCCCTCCCGGCACTGGTAAGACCTCAATTGCCAAAGCTATTGCTAACTCTACTTCcgcctcttcttcttcttcgtataGATTTGTTCCCTTGTCAGCTGTCACTTGTGGGGTTAAGGGTATTAGGGACACGGTGGAGGACGCTAGAAGACTAAGATTATCTAAGAACAAGGGGACCATATTATTTGTGGATGAGGTTCATAGGTTTAACAAGTCCCAACAGGACTCCTTCTTGCCCGTCATCGACGATGGGAGTATTGTCTTCATGGGTGCCACCACGGAAAACCCATCTTTCCATTTAATTACGCCTTTGTTGTCTCGGTGTCGGGTTCTCACTCTTAACCCATTGAAACCCCACGACGTTACCCTGCTACTCTGGCGGGCCGTGAATCATTTGGAAAAGGGATTGCCACGGAGTGTAGGGATGCGTCTTGATGTGAAAGAAGAAGCAATTGAGTTTATATCCGTGAAATGTGATGGGGATGGTCGAGTGGCATTGAACGCCTTGGAAATTTCAGCTATTACGGCATCTGCCCGGGTTCCCGCTATCGAATCTAAAGCCAATGGTGGGGACTTGGTCCAAAATGAGGAAGATGGGATTGGTATTGTTGCAGCCATTGTCACACTGGATGATGCGAAGGAGGCACTTCAGTGCAAGCATCTTGCTTATGACAAAGCTGGGGAAGAGCATTATAATCTGATCAGTGCACTCCATAAGTCCATGAGAGGAAATGATGCTGATGCTGCGATATATTGGTTGGCAAGAATGTTAGAAGCAGGTGAACAACCTCTCTACATTGCACGTCGATTAATAAGGTTTGCTAGTGAGGATGTTGGGTTGGCTGATCCATCTGCACTCAACCAGGCTGTTGCGTGCTACCAAGCTGCTCATTTTTTGGGAATGCCAGAGTGCAATGTGATTCTTGCACAGTGTGTGGCTTATTTGGCTTTGGCTCCGAAGTCTGTCTCTGTTTATCGGGCAGTAGAGGCTGCACAGAGGTTAGTGAAGGAATCGGCTGGACAGAATGAGGGAGTGCCTTTTCATCTGAGGAATGCACCAACTGAGTTAATGAAGGAACTTGGATATGGAAAGGACTATATTTACCCTCCTGACAATCCAGGTTCGTTGCAGAGTTATCTGCCACCCTCGCTTCAAGGGTGCAAGTTCCTCGATTGGCCTAATAGAACTGATGGATGA